One Takifugu rubripes chromosome 2, fTakRub1.2, whole genome shotgun sequence genomic region harbors:
- the LOC101065959 gene encoding V-type proton ATPase subunit C 1-B-like isoform X2, with protein sequence MADLWLISVPLDKPSITSVEKLKHTIAKTNLASYFMFPIPDLKEGILDSLLCLSDDLSNMDILTESVIRSTCQCLRDVTEGSSDKVMENALVNGVDLLRYVTRFQWDKAKYPTTIPLSCLKDLINKDVLQVAKELKSRTSAYNGIKTSLQTLERKLHGNLQNRSLNDIVRKEDLVVSEYLTTLLVFVNRGSYFHWESTYECLSDLVVPRSSRKLVEDGEGGIFTVTLFKRAVSEFKAKAQNCKFLVREYCFDLEKKMQMEKNQLSVHQKEQYKGFVHWLKINFSELFVAWIHLKALRVFVESALRYGLPVRFQALLLQTTDRKHSKKLEDELSSLFMHLDPTATASKREVGSDIPGLCGQDYLSYICFHINTNVL encoded by the exons ACAagcccagtataaccagtgttGAAAAACTGAAGCACACCATAGCCAAAACCAACCTGGCCTCATACTTCATGTTCCCCATTCCTGATCTCAAG GAAGGAATTCTGGACAgtctgctgtgtttgtcagaTGATCTCTCCAACATGGACATTTTGACTGAAAG TGTGATCAGGAGCACATGTCAGTGTTTGAGGGATGTGACAGAGGGATCCAGTGACAAAGTGATGGAAAATGCTCTTGTCAATGGAG TGGACCTGCTAAGATACGTCACAAGGTTTCAGTGGGACAAGGCCAAATACCCCACAACGATTCCTCTGTCCTGCCTGAAAGACCTTATCAACAAG GATGTTTTGCAGGTGGCAAAAGAGTTAAAATCCCGAACTTCGGCATACAATGGTATAAAAACAAGTCTGCAGACTCTTGAACGCAAACTACA TGGGAATTTGCAAAATCGCAGTTTGAATGACATTGTAAGAAAAGAAGATCTGGTGGTGTCAGAGTACCTCACCACCCTGCTGGTGTTTGTGAACAG AGGGAGCTACTTTCACTGGGAAAGCACCTATGAATGTCTGTCAGACCTCGTAGTTCCACGATCCAGCAG GAAGCTGgtggaagatggagaaggagggatTTTCACAGTTACGCTGTTTAAAAGGGCTGTGAGTGAATTTAAAGCCAAAGCTCAGAATTGCAA GTTCCTTGTACGTGAGTACTGCTTTGACCTGGagaagaagatgcagatggagaaAAATCAGCTGAGTGTTCATCAGAAAGAGCAATAT AAAGGTTTTGTGCACTGGCTGAAAATAAATTTCAGTGAGTTGTTTGTTGCCTGGATTCATTTGAAAGCATTGAGGGTGTTTGTTGAGTCAGCTCTCAG ATATGGATTGCCTGTAAGGTTTCAGGCTCTCCTGctgcagacaacagacaggaagcaCTCAAAGAAGCTGGAAGATGAGCTCTCTTCACTGTTCATGCATCTTGACCCTACTGCCACAGCAAGCAAGAGAGAG GTAGGCAGTGACATCCCAGGACTCTGTGGGCAAGACTACCTCTCCTATATCTGTTTCCATATCAACACCAATGTCCTGTAG
- the LOC101065959 gene encoding V-type proton ATPase subunit C 1-B-like isoform X1, which translates to MKLQNKCPNSLEERLMRCKEAMADLWLISVPLDKPSITSVEKLKHTIAKTNLASYFMFPIPDLKEGILDSLLCLSDDLSNMDILTESVIRSTCQCLRDVTEGSSDKVMENALVNGVDLLRYVTRFQWDKAKYPTTIPLSCLKDLINKDVLQVAKELKSRTSAYNGIKTSLQTLERKLHGNLQNRSLNDIVRKEDLVVSEYLTTLLVFVNRGSYFHWESTYECLSDLVVPRSSRKLVEDGEGGIFTVTLFKRAVSEFKAKAQNCKFLVREYCFDLEKKMQMEKNQLSVHQKEQYKGFVHWLKINFSELFVAWIHLKALRVFVESALRYGLPVRFQALLLQTTDRKHSKKLEDELSSLFMHLDPTATASKREVGSDIPGLCGQDYLSYICFHINTNVL; encoded by the exons ACAagcccagtataaccagtgttGAAAAACTGAAGCACACCATAGCCAAAACCAACCTGGCCTCATACTTCATGTTCCCCATTCCTGATCTCAAG GAAGGAATTCTGGACAgtctgctgtgtttgtcagaTGATCTCTCCAACATGGACATTTTGACTGAAAG TGTGATCAGGAGCACATGTCAGTGTTTGAGGGATGTGACAGAGGGATCCAGTGACAAAGTGATGGAAAATGCTCTTGTCAATGGAG TGGACCTGCTAAGATACGTCACAAGGTTTCAGTGGGACAAGGCCAAATACCCCACAACGATTCCTCTGTCCTGCCTGAAAGACCTTATCAACAAG GATGTTTTGCAGGTGGCAAAAGAGTTAAAATCCCGAACTTCGGCATACAATGGTATAAAAACAAGTCTGCAGACTCTTGAACGCAAACTACA TGGGAATTTGCAAAATCGCAGTTTGAATGACATTGTAAGAAAAGAAGATCTGGTGGTGTCAGAGTACCTCACCACCCTGCTGGTGTTTGTGAACAG AGGGAGCTACTTTCACTGGGAAAGCACCTATGAATGTCTGTCAGACCTCGTAGTTCCACGATCCAGCAG GAAGCTGgtggaagatggagaaggagggatTTTCACAGTTACGCTGTTTAAAAGGGCTGTGAGTGAATTTAAAGCCAAAGCTCAGAATTGCAA GTTCCTTGTACGTGAGTACTGCTTTGACCTGGagaagaagatgcagatggagaaAAATCAGCTGAGTGTTCATCAGAAAGAGCAATAT AAAGGTTTTGTGCACTGGCTGAAAATAAATTTCAGTGAGTTGTTTGTTGCCTGGATTCATTTGAAAGCATTGAGGGTGTTTGTTGAGTCAGCTCTCAG ATATGGATTGCCTGTAAGGTTTCAGGCTCTCCTGctgcagacaacagacaggaagcaCTCAAAGAAGCTGGAAGATGAGCTCTCTTCACTGTTCATGCATCTTGACCCTACTGCCACAGCAAGCAAGAGAGAG GTAGGCAGTGACATCCCAGGACTCTGTGGGCAAGACTACCTCTCCTATATCTGTTTCCATATCAACACCAATGTCCTGTAG
- the LOC101062302 gene encoding tubulin alpha-1C chain → MRECISIHVGQAGVQIGNACWELYCLEHGIQPDGQMPSDKTVGGGDDSFNTFFSETGAGKHVPRAVFVDLEPSVIDEVRSGTYRQLFHPEQLITGKEDAANNYARGHYTVGKELIDVVLDRIRKLTDQCTGLQGFLVFHSFGGGTGSGFTSLLMERLSVDYGKKSKLEFSVYPAPQVSTAVVEPYNSILTTHTTLEHSDCAFMVDNEAIYDICRRNLDIERPTYTNLNRLISQIVSSITASLRFDGALNVDLTEFQTNLVPYPRIHFPLATYAPVISAEKAYHEQLTVAEITNACFEPANQLVKCDPRHGKYMACCLLYRGDVVPKDVNAAIATIKTRRTIQFVDWCPTGFKVGINYQPPTVVPGGDLAKVQRAVCMLSNTTAIAEAWARLDHKFDLMYAKRAFVHWYVGEGMEEGEFSEAREDMAALEKDYEEVGADSMGDEDEEGEEY, encoded by the exons ATG CGTGAGTGCATCTCCATACATGTAGGTCAGGCTGGGGTCCAGATCGGCAATGCTTGTTGGGAGCTTTACTGTCTGGAGCACGGGATCCAGCCAGACGGGCAGATGCCCAGTGACAAGACCGTTGGAGGAGGCGACGATTCATTCAACACCTTCTTTAGTGAGACAGGAGCAGGAAAACACGTCCCCAGAGCTGTTTTTGTGGACCTGGAACCATCTGTGATag ATGAGGTACGTAGTGGTACCTACCGCCAGCTGTTTCACCCTGAGCAGCTGATCACTGGTAAGGAGGATGCTGCCAACAACTACGCCCGTGGACACTACACCGTCGGAAAAGAGCTCATCGATGTCGTGCTGGACAGAATCCGCAAACTG ACTGACCAGTGCACTGGCCTTCAGGGCTTTCTGGTGTTCCACAGCTTTGGAGGTGGCACTGGTTCTGGTTTTACCTCCCTGCTGATGGAGCGACTGTCCGTCGACTACGGCAAGAAGTCCAAGCTTGAGTTCTCAGTCTACCCAGCTCCCCAGGTGTCCACTGCTGTGGTGGAGCCCTACAACTCCATCCTGACCACCCACACCACCCTGGAGCACTCTGACTGTGCCTTCATGGTGGACAACGAGGCCATCTACGACATCTGCCGCAGGAACCTGGATATCGAGCGTCCCACTTACACCAACCTGAACAGGCTGATCAGTCAGATCGTGTCCTCCATCACCGCTTCTCTGCGTTTTGATGGTGCCCTTAATGTTGATCTGACAGAGTTCCAGACCAACTTGGTGCCTTATCCCCGTATCCATTTCCCACTGGCCACATATGCCCCCGTCATCTCTGCTGAGAAAGCTTACCATGAGCAGTTGACGGTGGCTGAAATCACCAATGCTTGCTTTGAGCCAGCCAATCAGCTGGTGAAGTGTGACCCTCGTCACGGCAAGTACATGGCCTGTTGCCTTCTGTATCGTGGTGACGTGGTGCCCAAAGACGTGAACGCTGCTATTGCCACCATCAAAACCAGGCGCACCATCCAGTTTGTGGACTGGTGCCCCACCGGTTTCAAGGTTGGCATCAACTACCAGCCCCCCACTGTTGTTCCTGGTGGAGATCTGGCCAAGGTCCAGAGGGCTGTGTGCATGCTGAGCAACACCACCGCCATCGCTGAGGCCTGGGCTCGTCTGGATCACAAGTTTGACCTGATGTACGCCAAACGAGCCTTTGTTCACTGGTATGTGGGTGAGGGTATGGAGGAGGGAGAATTCTCCGAGGCCAGAGAAGACATGGCTGCTCTGGAGAAGGATTATGAGGAGGTGGGAGCTGATAGCATgggagatgaggatgaagaaggtGAAGAATATTGA